A single region of the Arsenicicoccus dermatophilus genome encodes:
- a CDS encoding mycothione reductase, whose product MADRHFDLIIIGTGSGNSLLTPELEGRDVAILERGVFGGTCLNVGCIPTKMFAYPADVVTEAADLQRLGISYADPQVRWQEIRDRVFGRIDPIARGGEDYRRQDPHVTVFSGSARFTAPTEIDTGTGATITAEQIVIAAGARPTMLPVDGLREVDPDAGIHTSDTVMRMPQLPRRMAVIGGGYIACEFAHVFDALGVDVVWLQRSDLLLRSQDELVSRVVTDAAAERFDLRLETEVRSATRQDDGWHLALSTGGEVVVAAVLVAVGRTRNGDQLGLAEVGYRMEDGRLWVDEHQRTSVEGVWALGDVSSPYQLKHVANHEARVVAHNLAHPDDLRSTDHRFVPAAVFGHPQVASVGATERELRAAGRDHVVTVQRYGDTAYGWAMEDQAGVCKLLADPQTKQLLGAHLVGHQASLLVQPLVQAMSLGTTVPQMARGQYWTHPALVEVVENALLGLDL is encoded by the coding sequence ATGGCGGACAGGCACTTCGACCTCATCATCATCGGCACCGGCTCGGGCAACTCGCTGCTGACTCCCGAGCTCGAGGGCCGCGACGTGGCGATCCTCGAGCGGGGGGTCTTCGGCGGGACCTGTCTCAACGTCGGGTGCATCCCGACCAAGATGTTCGCCTATCCCGCGGACGTGGTGACCGAGGCCGCGGACCTGCAGCGGCTCGGGATCTCCTATGCCGATCCCCAGGTCCGCTGGCAGGAGATCCGCGACCGGGTCTTCGGCCGGATCGACCCGATCGCCCGCGGTGGCGAGGACTACCGCCGGCAGGACCCGCACGTGACGGTGTTCAGCGGGAGCGCGCGCTTCACGGCGCCCACCGAGATCGACACCGGCACCGGCGCGACGATCACGGCCGAGCAGATCGTGATCGCCGCCGGCGCCCGCCCGACGATGCTGCCGGTCGACGGGCTGCGCGAGGTCGACCCCGACGCCGGGATCCACACCTCGGACACGGTGATGCGGATGCCTCAGCTGCCGCGGCGGATGGCCGTGATCGGCGGGGGCTACATCGCCTGCGAGTTCGCCCACGTCTTCGACGCGCTCGGGGTCGACGTGGTCTGGCTGCAGCGCTCCGACCTGCTCCTGCGCAGCCAGGACGAGCTGGTTTCCCGGGTGGTGACCGACGCCGCGGCCGAGCGCTTCGACCTGCGGCTCGAGACCGAGGTGAGGTCTGCGACGCGGCAGGACGACGGCTGGCACCTCGCGCTGTCGACCGGCGGCGAGGTCGTCGTCGCCGCCGTGCTCGTCGCGGTCGGACGCACCCGCAACGGCGACCAGCTCGGCCTGGCCGAGGTCGGCTACCGCATGGAGGACGGGCGGCTGTGGGTCGACGAGCACCAGCGCACCTCGGTCGAGGGAGTGTGGGCGCTCGGGGACGTCTCCTCGCCATACCAGCTCAAGCACGTCGCCAACCACGAGGCCCGCGTCGTCGCCCACAACCTCGCGCACCCGGACGACCTGCGCAGCACCGATCACCGGTTCGTGCCGGCGGCGGTCTTCGGGCACCCGCAGGTGGCGTCGGTGGGTGCGACCGAGCGCGAGCTGCGCGCGGCCGGCCGGGACCACGTCGTCACGGTGCAGCGATATGGCGACACGGCGTACGGCTGGGCGATGGAGGACCAGGCCGGCGTGTGCAAGCTGCTCGCCGACCCCCAGACAAAGCAGCTGCTCGGGGCGCACCTGGTCGGGCACCAGGCGAGCCTGCTCGTCCAGCCGCTCGTCCAGGCCATGTCGCTCGGCACGACGGTGCCGCAGATGGCGCGAGGGCAGTACTGGACCCACCCGGCCCTGGTCGAGGTCGTCGAGAACGCTCTGCTGGGCCTGGACCTGTGA
- a CDS encoding MATE family efflux transporter codes for MTTDPCEQTCPGPDQDPPAPRPTESSPAREILRLAVPAFLALVAEPLFLLADSAIVGHLGTAQLAGLGVASAALLTAANVFVFLAYGTTSVVARHVGAGDERGAVTTGLDGVWLASGLGLVTAVLVATAARPILAVFGASSAALDQGAIYLRLSALGLPAMLVALAATGILRGVQDTRTPLVVSVAGFTCNIALNVLFVHGLHLGIGGSALGTVLSQWGMAVALLLVVGRAARRLHAPVHPHPARVLRAARDGIPLLVRTLALRAVLLLTTWVAAGLGDVPLGAYQVSATVWSFLTFALDALAIAAQALTGKALGAGDTAGTRAATRLMVRWGLVAGVVLGAALLATHTVLPALFTPDQATRQALAAGLVVVALSQPISGWVFVLDGVLIGAGDSRWLAWAQVGLLTAYLPIVLGVRHLATGGTPELAMTCLWAGFATFMALRGVALQLRARSDAWLVTGTR; via the coding sequence GTGACCACGGACCCCTGCGAGCAGACCTGCCCGGGCCCCGACCAGGACCCGCCGGCACCTCGGCCGACCGAGTCGTCACCGGCCCGCGAGATCCTGCGGCTGGCGGTCCCGGCCTTCCTCGCCCTGGTCGCCGAGCCGCTCTTCCTGCTCGCCGACAGCGCGATCGTGGGTCACCTCGGCACCGCCCAGCTCGCCGGCCTCGGGGTGGCGAGCGCCGCCCTGCTGACCGCCGCCAACGTCTTCGTCTTCCTCGCGTACGGCACGACCAGCGTGGTCGCCCGGCACGTGGGTGCGGGCGACGAGCGCGGCGCGGTGACCACCGGGCTGGACGGGGTCTGGCTGGCGAGCGGCCTCGGCCTGGTCACGGCGGTCCTGGTGGCCACCGCGGCCCGACCGATCCTCGCGGTCTTCGGCGCGAGCTCGGCCGCACTCGACCAGGGGGCGATCTACCTGCGGCTGAGTGCGCTGGGACTCCCCGCGATGCTGGTCGCCCTGGCCGCGACGGGGATCCTGCGCGGGGTCCAGGACACCCGCACGCCGCTGGTCGTCAGCGTGGCTGGTTTCACGTGCAACATCGCGCTGAACGTCCTCTTCGTCCACGGCCTGCACCTGGGCATCGGCGGGTCGGCGCTGGGCACCGTCCTCAGCCAGTGGGGTATGGCGGTCGCGCTGCTCCTGGTCGTGGGGCGCGCCGCCCGCCGCCTCCACGCCCCCGTGCACCCGCACCCGGCCCGGGTCCTGCGCGCCGCGCGCGACGGCATACCGCTGCTGGTCCGCACCCTCGCGCTGCGGGCGGTGCTGCTGCTCACGACCTGGGTGGCCGCGGGTCTGGGGGACGTGCCGCTCGGGGCCTACCAGGTGAGCGCGACGGTCTGGAGCTTCCTCACCTTCGCCCTCGACGCGCTGGCGATCGCGGCGCAGGCGCTGACCGGCAAGGCGCTCGGCGCGGGCGACACCGCGGGCACGCGCGCCGCCACCAGGCTGATGGTGCGCTGGGGCCTGGTGGCCGGAGTCGTCCTGGGCGCAGCGCTGCTCGCGACGCACACCGTCCTGCCCGCGCTGTTCACCCCCGACCAGGCGACCCGGCAGGCGCTGGCCGCGGGCCTGGTCGTCGTCGCCCTGTCGCAGCCGATCTCGGGGTGGGTCTTCGTCCTCGACGGGGTGCTCATCGGGGCGGGCGACAGCCGCTGGCTCGCCTGGGCACAGGTGGGCCTGCTGACGGCCTATCTCCCGATCGTGCTGGGCGTGCGCCACCTGGCGACGGGAGGGACGCCCGAGCTGGCGATGACCTGCCTGTGGGCCGGCTTCGCGACGTTCATGGCGCTGCGGGGAGTGGCCCTGCAGCTGCGTGCCCGCAGCGACGCCTGGCTGGTGACCGGCACCCGCTGA
- a CDS encoding replicative DNA helicase has protein sequence MDDHDGQGAPRGGDDRLPPQDVHAEQSVLGSMMMSKDAIADCVETLRGKDFYRPSHESIYEAILDLYGRGEPADAITVADELTKRGEIQRIGGQAYLHQLIDSVPTAANAGYYAEIVQERAVLRRLVEAGTRIVQLGYGQDGDVEDIVNAAQAEVYAVADKRGGEDYISIGEILESTIDEIEHASGKGGEMVGIPTGFTELDQLTNGLHPGQMIVIAARPAMGKALALDTPLPTPTGWTTMGEVQVGDEVMGANGRPTRVVAATEVMVDRPCYEVVFSDGSSIVADAEHQWVTSADGSEQVRTTAQIVQAHAEGGARHTVASRRDCETWTITGVTPIASVPVRCIQVAAADHLYLAGRSMIPTHNSTFAMDIARSAAIHAGHAAVFFSLEMSKTEITMRLLSAETSIWLQKLRKGELRDDDWTKIARATGRLSEAPLFIDDSPNMSLMEIRAKCRRLKQRNNLKLVVIDYLQLMSSGKRVESRQQEVSEFSRALKLLAKEIEVPVIALSQLNRGPEQRPDKRPMVSDLRESGCLTADTRVLRADTGAETTMGELFASEARDVPVWALDESLRYVRRHLTHVFSTGTKPVLRLTLASGKTVRATGNHPFLTYAGWRALSDLVPGDRLAVPRHVPAPELESDWPDDRVILLAHMLGDGSMLRRQPLRYASIDEANLQAVSKAARTFGVQAVRDEYAAARCTVLRLRSPYRLTHGVRHPIAAWLDEIGVFGLRRHEKFVPEQVFHLPKRQIALFLQHLWATDGSVTVTKNGRGGRVYYHSTSRRLVDDISVLLLRFGISTRTRTVHEAGCRAGYTIDISGCDSQRRFLQEIGVFGGRAVAASRLLEIVRELDADTDVDTIPVQVWDDVRRVLSERGTTTRASQAARGTAHRGSSLHQAAPSRERLGRVATILDSAELELYAVNDVLWDSVVSIEPDGEEEVYDATVLGGHNFIANGIAVHNSIEQDADMVILLHREEVYDKETARAGEADIIVAKHRNGPTATIGVAFQGQCARFANMATGF, from the coding sequence ATGGACGACCACGACGGTCAGGGCGCCCCGCGAGGCGGGGACGACCGGCTTCCGCCGCAGGACGTGCACGCCGAGCAGTCGGTGCTGGGCTCGATGATGATGTCCAAGGACGCCATCGCCGACTGCGTCGAGACGCTGCGTGGCAAGGACTTCTACCGCCCCTCCCACGAGTCGATCTACGAGGCGATCCTCGACCTCTACGGCCGCGGCGAGCCGGCCGACGCCATCACCGTCGCCGACGAGCTGACCAAGCGCGGCGAGATCCAGCGGATCGGTGGCCAGGCCTACCTGCACCAGCTCATCGACTCGGTCCCGACCGCCGCCAACGCCGGCTACTACGCCGAGATCGTGCAGGAGCGCGCGGTGCTGCGGCGCCTCGTCGAGGCCGGCACCCGCATCGTCCAGCTCGGCTACGGGCAGGACGGCGACGTCGAGGACATCGTCAACGCGGCCCAGGCTGAGGTGTATGCCGTCGCGGACAAGCGCGGCGGCGAGGACTACATCTCCATCGGGGAGATCCTCGAGAGCACCATCGACGAGATCGAGCACGCCAGCGGCAAGGGCGGCGAGATGGTCGGCATCCCCACGGGATTCACCGAGCTCGACCAGCTGACCAACGGTCTGCACCCCGGTCAGATGATCGTGATCGCCGCCCGCCCGGCGATGGGCAAGGCGCTGGCGCTGGACACCCCCCTGCCCACACCGACCGGGTGGACGACGATGGGCGAGGTCCAGGTCGGCGACGAGGTGATGGGGGCGAACGGGCGACCCACCCGCGTCGTCGCGGCCACCGAGGTGATGGTCGACCGGCCGTGCTACGAGGTGGTCTTCTCGGACGGCTCCTCGATCGTGGCCGATGCCGAGCACCAGTGGGTCACATCGGCCGACGGCTCCGAGCAGGTGCGGACCACCGCGCAGATCGTCCAGGCGCATGCCGAGGGCGGTGCCCGCCATACCGTCGCCTCCCGTCGAGACTGCGAGACGTGGACGATCACGGGCGTGACGCCGATCGCCTCGGTGCCGGTGCGGTGCATCCAGGTCGCCGCGGCGGACCACCTCTATCTCGCGGGCCGCTCGATGATCCCGACGCACAACTCGACGTTCGCCATGGACATCGCCCGGTCGGCGGCCATCCACGCCGGCCACGCCGCGGTGTTCTTCAGCCTGGAGATGAGCAAGACCGAGATCACCATGCGTCTGCTGTCGGCCGAGACGAGCATCTGGCTGCAGAAGCTGCGCAAGGGCGAGCTGCGCGACGACGACTGGACCAAGATCGCGCGGGCGACCGGTCGGCTGTCGGAGGCGCCGCTGTTCATCGACGACTCGCCCAACATGTCGCTGATGGAGATCCGCGCCAAGTGCCGGCGGCTCAAGCAGCGCAACAACCTCAAGCTCGTGGTCATCGACTACCTGCAGCTGATGAGCTCGGGCAAGCGCGTCGAGTCGCGTCAGCAGGAGGTGTCGGAGTTCTCGCGTGCGCTGAAGCTCCTCGCCAAGGAGATCGAGGTCCCCGTGATTGCGCTCTCGCAGCTGAACCGTGGACCCGAGCAACGTCCGGACAAACGCCCGATGGTGTCCGACCTGCGCGAGTCAGGGTGCCTGACGGCGGACACCCGTGTGCTGCGTGCCGACACGGGGGCCGAGACCACGATGGGTGAGCTGTTCGCGTCCGAAGCCCGGGACGTGCCGGTCTGGGCCCTGGACGAGTCGCTGCGTTACGTGCGGCGTCACCTCACCCACGTCTTCTCGACCGGCACCAAGCCCGTGCTCCGTCTGACCTTGGCCTCCGGCAAGACCGTCCGGGCCACCGGCAACCACCCCTTCCTGACGTATGCCGGATGGCGCGCCCTGTCCGATCTCGTGCCTGGCGACCGGCTTGCGGTGCCCCGCCACGTCCCCGCGCCGGAGCTCGAGTCCGATTGGCCTGATGACCGCGTGATCCTGCTCGCCCACATGCTCGGGGATGGGTCCATGCTGCGGCGTCAGCCCCTGCGCTACGCCTCCATCGACGAGGCGAACCTGCAGGCGGTCTCCAAGGCCGCGCGTACCTTCGGGGTCCAGGCGGTGCGTGACGAGTACGCCGCGGCCCGCTGCACCGTCCTGCGCCTGCGTTCGCCATACCGCCTGACGCATGGCGTCCGTCACCCGATCGCTGCCTGGTTGGACGAGATCGGCGTCTTCGGCCTGCGGCGCCACGAGAAGTTCGTCCCGGAGCAGGTCTTCCATCTGCCCAAGAGGCAGATCGCCCTCTTCCTGCAGCATCTGTGGGCGACCGACGGCTCCGTCACCGTCACCAAGAACGGCCGCGGCGGGCGGGTGTACTACCACTCCACGAGTCGTCGACTGGTGGACGACATCTCTGTGCTCCTGCTGCGTTTCGGGATCTCGACTCGCACGCGCACCGTGCACGAGGCGGGCTGCCGGGCCGGGTACACCATCGACATCTCGGGGTGCGACAGCCAGCGGCGCTTCTTGCAGGAGATCGGGGTGTTCGGGGGGCGCGCCGTCGCTGCCTCTCGGCTCCTGGAGATCGTGCGCGAGCTCGACGCCGACACCGACGTCGACACCATCCCCGTCCAGGTGTGGGACGACGTCCGCAGGGTCCTGAGCGAGCGCGGGACGACCACCCGTGCCTCCCAGGCGGCACGCGGCACCGCTCACCGCGGTTCGTCGCTCCACCAGGCCGCGCCGTCCCGCGAACGACTGGGGCGCGTTGCGACGATCCTCGACAGTGCCGAGCTGGAGCTGTATGCCGTCAACGACGTGCTGTGGGACAGCGTGGTGTCGATCGAGCCGGACGGCGAGGAAGAGGTGTACGACGCCACGGTGCTCGGGGGGCACAACTTCATCGCGAACGGCATCGCCGTGCACAACTCGATCGAGCAGGACGCGGACATGGTGATCCTGTTGCATCGCGAGGAGGTGTACGACAAGGAGACCGCTCGGGCAGGCGAGGCGGACATCATCGTGGCCAAGCACCGTAACGGTCCGACCGCCACGATCGGGGTCGCCTTCCAGGGGCAGTGCGCCCGCTTCGCCAACATGGCGACCGGTTTCTGA
- a CDS encoding VOC family protein, with product MVAVGSMTQLVLECADVHGLAEFWAEVLDLEHPAATDDEDWLTLEWAPVGRLSFRRVDGYQPPAWPGSSGESQMHFDLLVPDFIQADLAVLDAGGRPLTEVLDPGPKAWRVYSDPAGHPFCLVSVPE from the coding sequence ATGGTTGCCGTGGGGAGCATGACGCAGTTGGTGCTTGAATGCGCTGATGTTCATGGCCTGGCGGAGTTCTGGGCCGAAGTGTTGGACCTCGAGCACCCTGCCGCTACCGACGACGAAGACTGGCTCACCCTGGAATGGGCGCCGGTGGGCCGGCTGTCTTTCCGCCGAGTGGACGGCTACCAGCCTCCCGCGTGGCCAGGGTCCTCGGGCGAGTCCCAGATGCACTTCGATCTTCTGGTCCCCGACTTCATCCAGGCTGACCTGGCGGTGCTGGACGCCGGCGGACGGCCACTGACCGAAGTGCTCGATCCTGGCCCGAAGGCTTGGCGCGTCTATTCAGACCCTGCGGGTCACCCCTTCTGCCTGGTCTCTGTGCCGGAATAG
- a CDS encoding integrase core domain-containing protein, with protein sequence MCADLDVTQSMDTVGTSADNALAEAFNATFKREVLRDQRAFTDEPTCRRTSFAWLTRYNTRRRHSWCGHLSPNTFETTLTTTTPAPAA encoded by the coding sequence CTGTGCGCCGACCTGGATGTCACCCAGTCCATGGATACCGTGGGCACGAGCGCGGACAACGCCCTGGCCGAGGCCTTCAACGCCACCTTCAAACGCGAGGTGCTCCGCGACCAGCGGGCCTTCACCGACGAGCCCACCTGCCGACGTACCTCCTTCGCCTGGCTCACCCGCTACAACACCCGACGCCGGCACTCCTGGTGCGGCCACCTCAGCCCCAACACCTTCGAGACAACACTCACCACCACTACGCCGGCACCCGCCGCGTAA
- a CDS encoding ABC transporter ATP-binding protein, translating to MRSMTQAQHPASPGPAGAAPALLTLDDVRAGYRRRRRPPAVVLDAVSAQVGPGELVALVGPNGSGKSTLLRTIAQLQPALRGRVLLEGEDACTLRSRDLARRLAAVLTDRFDPGRLRACEVVALGRHPHRGASGRLSARDHEVITASLTAVDALALGTRELASLSDGQRQRVMVARALAQEPKVLLLDEPTSFLDPPGRIHLLELLREICTARRLAVVVCTHDIETILAYADQVWVAGRDPVMHVGVPEVLAQEGLLGAPFATPGVRFRLDSLTFEAVHPDRPGCHVHGHSDDAHLARHCLRRAGLAVDDGVPAVLTVSEGPEGWIVHDRPDLPPLRSLVDLHSLACGMLAAGEEPRA from the coding sequence ATGAGATCGATGACGCAGGCCCAGCACCCCGCGTCCCCTGGCCCGGCCGGCGCAGCCCCAGCCCTGCTGACCCTGGACGACGTCCGTGCCGGATACCGTCGCCGCCGACGTCCCCCGGCCGTGGTGCTCGACGCGGTCTCGGCCCAGGTGGGACCTGGCGAGCTGGTGGCACTCGTCGGGCCCAACGGCTCGGGGAAGTCCACCCTCCTGCGCACCATCGCCCAGCTGCAGCCGGCCCTGCGAGGACGGGTGCTCCTCGAGGGCGAGGACGCCTGCACCCTGCGCAGCCGGGACCTCGCACGCCGCCTGGCTGCCGTCCTGACAGATCGCTTCGATCCCGGACGTCTCAGGGCCTGCGAGGTCGTGGCCCTCGGACGGCATCCTCACCGCGGGGCCTCGGGGCGCCTCTCCGCGCGCGACCACGAGGTGATCACGGCATCGCTCACCGCCGTCGACGCCCTGGCCCTGGGCACGCGCGAGCTGGCGAGCCTCTCCGACGGCCAGCGGCAACGGGTGATGGTGGCGCGGGCCCTGGCACAGGAGCCGAAGGTCCTCCTCCTGGACGAGCCCACCTCTTTCCTGGACCCGCCCGGACGGATCCACCTCCTGGAGCTCCTGCGCGAGATCTGCACCGCACGCCGTCTGGCCGTCGTCGTGTGCACGCACGACATCGAGACGATCCTCGCCTATGCCGACCAGGTCTGGGTCGCGGGACGGGATCCGGTGATGCACGTCGGCGTGCCCGAGGTCCTGGCCCAGGAAGGGCTCCTGGGCGCGCCCTTCGCGACGCCCGGGGTGCGCTTCAGGCTGGACAGCCTGACCTTCGAGGCCGTTCACCCCGATCGCCCCGGGTGCCACGTCCACGGGCACAGCGACGACGCGCACCTGGCACGGCACTGCCTGCGCCGAGCAGGCCTCGCCGTCGATGACGGCGTCCCCGCGGTCCTCACCGTGTCCGAGGGCCCGGAGGGGTGGATCGTCCACGACAGACCCGACCTGCCTCCTCTCCGATCGCTCGTCGACCTGCACTCCCTCGCCTGCGGCATGCTGGCCGCCGGGGAGGAGCCGAGGGCATGA
- a CDS encoding FecCD family ABC transporter permease produces MTATRHERGTCPVTGTAPGGLALRFGLLALTAAGATAAGLALGAVSVPLREVVDWLLGRPVDPVSATILHDIRGPRTVTALLVGASLGVAGLQTQTLFRNPLADPYVLGLSSGASLGVGVVILLAGTSAYAASLTAGLGLTGDLGVVLAAAVGSGLVMCLVLAAGRFLRSSSTLLLLGVMLGYLVSAAVTVMLAGATPELIAQYTRWGFGSYHGVTWSNLTVLAPVLGLCLLLSMLLATWLNALLLGDNYARTMGVDLRRARASIVLTTAVLAGAATAFCGPIGFLGIAIPHLCRGFFGSSDHRVLLPGCVLAGGQVALAADILAQLPGEGVLPLNAVNAAFGAPVVIYILLSRHGGAGA; encoded by the coding sequence GTGACCGCCACCAGGCACGAGCGTGGGACCTGCCCGGTCACGGGGACCGCTCCGGGCGGCCTGGCCCTGCGCTTCGGACTCCTCGCCCTGACGGCGGCGGGCGCGACGGCCGCCGGTCTGGCGCTGGGCGCGGTGTCCGTGCCGCTGCGCGAGGTCGTCGACTGGCTGCTGGGCCGTCCGGTCGACCCGGTCTCCGCGACGATCCTCCATGACATCCGCGGACCTCGCACGGTCACCGCGCTGCTGGTCGGCGCATCCCTCGGGGTCGCCGGGCTGCAGACGCAGACCCTCTTCCGCAACCCGCTCGCCGACCCTTACGTCCTCGGCCTCTCCTCGGGGGCCAGCCTCGGTGTGGGCGTGGTGATCCTCCTGGCCGGGACCTCGGCGTATGCCGCCTCGCTCACCGCTGGGCTCGGGCTGACCGGTGACCTCGGCGTCGTCCTCGCTGCAGCCGTCGGCTCCGGGCTGGTCATGTGCCTCGTCCTGGCGGCCGGTCGGTTCCTCCGATCCAGCAGCACCCTGCTGCTGCTCGGGGTCATGCTCGGATATCTCGTCTCCGCGGCGGTGACCGTCATGCTCGCAGGGGCCACACCTGAGCTCATCGCGCAGTACACCCGTTGGGGCTTCGGCAGCTACCACGGTGTCACCTGGAGCAACCTCACGGTCCTTGCCCCGGTCCTCGGGCTCTGCCTGCTTCTGTCCATGCTGCTCGCCACCTGGCTCAACGCCCTTCTCCTGGGCGACAACTACGCCCGGACCATGGGCGTCGACCTACGGCGAGCCCGAGCCTCGATCGTCCTCACCACGGCGGTGCTCGCGGGGGCAGCCACGGCCTTCTGCGGTCCGATCGGCTTCCTGGGCATCGCGATCCCGCACCTGTGCCGTGGGTTCTTCGGCTCCTCCGACCACCGCGTCCTGCTGCCGGGGTGCGTGCTCGCCGGGGGGCAGGTGGCCTTGGCAGCCGACATCCTGGCCCAGCTGCCTGGTGAGGGCGTGCTTCCGCTCAACGCCGTCAATGCCGCCTTCGGGGCCCCGGTCGTCATCTACATCCTGCTGAGCCGCCACGGAGGAGCGGGCGCATGA
- a CDS encoding ABC transporter substrate-binding protein, whose product MSTASRLLPPLVGALVLVLSSCHSGTTSTTSSAATGAGCITDFDPDKDYFPDKVTFEDAKNVTVEYQKSYKVVTVRKPAPGEPAQTYVLVQCGAPKPALKGEAASAQQITIPVAKVAASSTTQLPAYEILDRVDAVAGVGSTDRVSDGKIKSAIDRGAIKGFKNEDHGVSAESVAAVRPDLFVTMGTSDPANAKIKELGIPVVANAEWLESTALGRAEWMKYTALFLNAEKKADGVYAKIAADYRAVAARTRTVADRPTVLLGTMSKGTWYAAAADGYVANSVKDAGGQYVMSDVSGTGSKTLDLEVVLAKGTQARYWLNGTTLKEWKTTADIVRSDARLGQLAAVRQGNVWVATRRINAGGGNDYWQSGVVRPDLVLADLAAILHPELMPGHQFTYYEQVPTR is encoded by the coding sequence ATGTCCACCGCCTCACGACTGCTCCCGCCTCTCGTGGGCGCGCTGGTCCTTGTCCTCTCGTCCTGCCACTCGGGCACGACGTCCACCACCTCGTCGGCGGCCACCGGCGCCGGGTGCATCACCGACTTCGATCCCGACAAGGACTACTTCCCGGACAAGGTCACCTTCGAGGACGCCAAGAACGTGACGGTCGAGTACCAGAAGTCCTACAAGGTCGTCACCGTCAGGAAACCTGCTCCTGGCGAACCTGCCCAGACCTACGTGCTGGTCCAGTGCGGCGCTCCCAAGCCGGCGCTGAAGGGCGAGGCCGCCTCGGCCCAGCAGATCACCATCCCGGTCGCGAAGGTGGCTGCCTCGTCGACGACCCAGCTGCCGGCCTACGAGATCCTCGACCGGGTGGATGCCGTCGCGGGGGTCGGGAGCACCGACCGGGTGAGCGACGGGAAGATCAAGTCCGCCATCGACCGCGGCGCCATCAAGGGCTTCAAGAACGAGGACCACGGCGTCAGCGCCGAGTCGGTCGCCGCGGTGCGCCCCGATCTCTTCGTCACCATGGGCACCTCGGATCCCGCGAACGCGAAGATCAAGGAGCTCGGAATTCCGGTGGTGGCCAACGCGGAGTGGCTGGAGAGCACCGCCCTGGGCAGAGCCGAGTGGATGAAGTACACCGCTCTCTTCCTCAACGCCGAGAAGAAGGCGGACGGGGTCTACGCCAAGATCGCCGCGGACTACAGGGCGGTGGCGGCCAGGACGAGGACGGTCGCGGACCGACCGACCGTGCTGCTCGGCACGATGAGCAAGGGCACGTGGTATGCCGCGGCCGCCGACGGCTATGTCGCCAATTCCGTCAAGGATGCGGGCGGCCAGTACGTGATGAGCGACGTGAGTGGGACCGGGAGCAAGACCCTCGACCTCGAGGTGGTGCTGGCCAAGGGCACCCAGGCGAGGTACTGGCTCAACGGCACGACCCTGAAGGAGTGGAAGACCACCGCCGACATCGTCAGGTCCGATGCCCGCCTGGGCCAGCTCGCCGCGGTCCGGCAAGGCAACGTCTGGGTCGCGACGAGGCGGATCAACGCCGGGGGCGGCAACGACTACTGGCAGAGCGGTGTGGTGCGTCCGGACCTCGTCCTCGCCGACCTCGCGGCCATCCTGCACCCCGAGCTGATGCCTGGTCACCAGTTCACCTACTACGAGCAGGTGCCGACACGGTGA